The following proteins are co-located in the Mesotoga sp. UBA6090 genome:
- the dnaX gene encoding DNA polymerase III subunit gamma/tau, with product MSEVLYRKYRPRNFSELIGQDQVKEILGKAIEHNTVSHAYIFSGSRGTGKTTTARILAKMLNCLSEESVKPCGDCDSCRAIDSSSHMDVVELDAASYRGIDEIRKIRDAVSYRPVMGRFKVYIIDEFHMLTREAFNALLKTLEEPPDRVVFVLATTNLEKVPETVLSRCQIFNFKPLDEKEIMTYLGKIAKAEGLEFDDRALRYISKAAHGGMRDAVNLMERVITFADDVSEASVRTTLGILPEEVVKEFISAFSSGDPSQILKMSEDIQSGGLTYEVFLEQVIDAVKEQLVCEASGGNFKLLSSLWEINRELRYAEDKRGTFEVMTLLKSGSGKVRSDLIPADETTSTDSIAVEADSNKSEDSEIGDGKELTKILEHLRRNDFILLWTLLSLANIRSTKDGKDFVVDTDSDYSHVLLEERLESLNLISMDLVGKRFFLADDSVREDPLGSLDEDSREYVDAVIAGLGLKDDLDKGKIKIELEED from the coding sequence ATGTCTGAAGTTTTGTATAGGAAATATAGACCGAGAAATTTCAGTGAATTGATTGGACAGGATCAAGTGAAAGAGATCCTGGGAAAGGCAATAGAACACAATACAGTATCCCACGCTTACATATTCTCAGGTTCGAGGGGTACAGGAAAGACCACGACTGCCCGCATTCTTGCCAAGATGCTCAACTGCCTCTCGGAGGAGTCCGTCAAACCGTGCGGTGACTGTGACTCATGCAGGGCAATTGATTCCTCTTCCCATATGGATGTCGTTGAACTGGACGCAGCTTCTTACAGAGGGATAGACGAGATCAGGAAGATACGGGATGCCGTATCTTACAGGCCAGTTATGGGCAGGTTCAAAGTCTACATTATAGATGAATTTCACATGCTGACCAGAGAAGCCTTCAATGCACTTTTAAAGACTCTTGAAGAACCTCCCGATAGAGTTGTCTTCGTTCTTGCCACCACCAATCTTGAGAAGGTTCCAGAGACTGTGCTTTCTCGGTGCCAGATCTTCAACTTCAAGCCTCTTGACGAAAAGGAAATTATGACTTACCTTGGAAAAATCGCCAAGGCAGAGGGGCTAGAATTCGATGATAGAGCGCTTCGATACATATCGAAGGCGGCTCACGGAGGTATGAGAGACGCAGTGAATCTCATGGAGAGAGTTATCACTTTTGCAGACGATGTGAGCGAAGCGTCTGTGAGAACTACTCTAGGCATTCTTCCTGAAGAGGTCGTGAAGGAGTTTATTTCTGCCTTTTCATCTGGAGATCCGTCACAGATATTGAAGATGTCGGAAGATATTCAGTCCGGAGGATTGACTTACGAAGTCTTTCTTGAACAGGTAATAGACGCGGTCAAAGAGCAACTTGTATGTGAAGCCAGCGGTGGGAACTTCAAACTTCTCTCGTCTCTCTGGGAGATAAATCGAGAACTAAGATATGCCGAAGACAAACGCGGTACTTTTGAAGTGATGACACTTCTAAAGAGCGGATCGGGGAAAGTGCGATCCGATCTCATCCCTGCAGATGAAACAACTTCGACAGACTCGATCGCTGTCGAAGCTGACTCAAACAAGTCCGAAGATTCTGAGATAGGTGATGGCAAAGAGCTTACAAAGATACTGGAGCACCTTCGAAGGAACGATTTCATTCTCTTGTGGACTCTGCTAAGCCTTGCAAACATAAGAAGTACCAAAGATGGAAAAGACTTTGTCGTCGATACGGACAGCGATTACTCACACGTGCTTCTTGAAGAAAGGCTTGAATCACTAAATCTAATTTCGATGGATCTTGTGGGGAAGAGGTTTTTTTTAGCCGATGATTCGGTCCGAGAGGATCCTCTTGGAAGTCTCGATGAAGACTCTAGAGAGTATGTTGATGCAGTAATTGCCGGACTTGGTTTGAAGGATGATCTCGACAAAGGAAAGATAAAGATAGAGCTTGAGGAGGATT